The proteins below are encoded in one region of Syngnathus acus chromosome 2, fSynAcu1.2, whole genome shotgun sequence:
- the LOC119138031 gene encoding probable N-acetyltransferase camello, translating to MAQKNNLQLNIREYRPSDQRVVTELFCDGVRENIYPAFFKSMSHPDHVGVALSISMAGYVLGGSSYFQALLFGAAWAGLIYFCCHEIYEGYMLRRLSADMADIQANYLDNPNNGFWVAEAGDGELSRVVGMVVMTGRRETEEEHHDILNGRLGTGSSADGSGDSGEMSFLVVAFPWRRRKVGSQLTQRALDFCKERGFARLLLDVSSPQTGAISLLRKSGFIPTSSHNTTHSNRWISKLARISVTRMEKFL from the exons ATGGCCCAGAAAAACAACC TCCAGCTCAACATCAGGGAATACCGGCCCTCTGATCAACGTGTGGTCACAGAGTTGTTTTGTGACGGCGTTCGTGAGAACATATACCCGGCCTTCTTCAAGTCCATGAGCCACCCGGACCACGTGGGTGTGGCACTGAGCATCTCTATGGCCGGCTACGTGCTCGGCGGCAGCTCCTACTTCCAGGCACTGCTCTTCGGCGCTGCATGGGCAGGGCTCATCTACTTCTGTTGCCACGAAATCTACGAGGGCTACATGCTAAGAAGGCTGAGCGCAGATATGGCTGATATCCAAGCCAACTATCTGGATAACCCAAATAATGGCTTCTGGGTGGCGGAGGCGGGAGACGGAGAACTGTCCCGGGTGGTGGGCATGGTGGTGATGACCGGGAGAAGGGAAACCGAAGAAGAGCATCATGACATCCTGAACGGCAGATTGGGGACAGGATCATCGGCCGATGGGAGCGGCGATAGCGGAGAGATGTCCTTCTTAGTTGTGGCGTTCCCGTGGCGTCGCAGGAAGGTGGGCTCCCAGCTGACCCAGCGGGCATTGGACTTCTGCAAAGAACGGGGCTTCGCTCGTCTTTTGCTGGATGTTAGCTCGCCACAGACGGGGGCTATCTCCCTCCTCCGAAAGAGCGGTTTTATTCCGACGTCGTCGCACAACACCACGCACTCCAATCGCTGGATCTCCAAACTGGCCAGAATCAGTGTGACGCGCATGGAGAAATTCCTCTGA